A stretch of Mycobacterium sp. ITM-2016-00316 DNA encodes these proteins:
- a CDS encoding MCE family protein, giving the protein MLTRMIKTQLLIFVALTVVALVVLSLGYLRLPAYAGIGMYRLYANLPNSAGLYETANVTFRGTTVGKVITVEPTEQGARVTMNIEDSTKVPVDTVANVHSVSAVGEQFLDLVSTENTGQYFNDGDTITKGRVPAEVGPALDSAQRGLAALPAEKISVLLDETAQAVGGLGPSLQRLVDGTQALAGDFRENLSSVTDIVENSGPIIDSQVNSQDAISRWAANLNTITAQTAEKDAALRSGLQQAAPTADQLNAVFGDVRESLPQTLANLEVVIDMLKRYNKNVEQVLVVLPQGAAIAQTATIFAPEGLLHFGLGINIPPPCLTGFLPASQWRSPADTKTEPLPSGLYCKIPKDAPNAVRGARNYPCADVPGKRAATPRECRSEEPYVPLGTNPWYGDPNQIVDCPAAGARCTQPVNPGQVIPAPSINNGMNPLPASQLPPPESTLPTSDPLTPPGQGTVTCSGQQPNPCIYTPAAGPSAVYSPSSGEVVGPDGVKYSVTNSSNSGDSGWKEMLAPAG; this is encoded by the coding sequence CTGCTGACCCGAATGATCAAGACCCAGTTGCTCATCTTCGTCGCGCTGACGGTGGTGGCACTGGTGGTGCTCTCGCTGGGCTACCTGCGGTTGCCGGCCTACGCCGGCATCGGGATGTACCGCCTGTATGCGAACCTGCCCAACTCGGCCGGTCTGTACGAGACGGCCAACGTCACCTTCCGCGGCACCACCGTCGGCAAGGTCATCACGGTGGAGCCCACCGAACAGGGTGCCCGGGTGACGATGAACATCGAGGACAGCACCAAGGTGCCCGTCGACACCGTCGCCAATGTGCACTCGGTCTCGGCGGTCGGTGAACAGTTCCTCGATCTGGTCTCCACCGAGAACACCGGGCAGTACTTCAACGACGGCGACACCATCACCAAGGGCCGGGTGCCCGCGGAGGTCGGTCCGGCGCTCGACTCGGCCCAGCGGGGCTTGGCGGCGCTGCCGGCGGAGAAGATCAGCGTCCTGCTCGACGAGACGGCACAGGCGGTCGGCGGTCTCGGGCCGTCACTGCAACGCCTTGTCGACGGCACCCAGGCGCTGGCCGGTGACTTCCGGGAGAATCTGTCATCGGTCACCGACATCGTCGAGAACTCCGGCCCGATCATCGACTCTCAGGTGAACTCGCAGGACGCCATCTCCCGGTGGGCCGCCAACCTGAACACCATCACCGCGCAGACCGCGGAGAAGGACGCCGCGCTGCGCAGTGGGCTGCAGCAGGCGGCGCCCACGGCAGATCAGCTCAACGCGGTGTTCGGGGATGTGCGGGAGTCGTTGCCGCAGACGCTGGCGAACCTTGAGGTCGTCATCGACATGCTCAAGCGGTACAACAAGAACGTCGAGCAGGTGCTCGTCGTGCTTCCGCAGGGCGCGGCGATCGCGCAGACCGCGACCATCTTCGCTCCCGAGGGTCTGCTGCACTTCGGCCTGGGTATCAACATCCCGCCGCCCTGCCTGACCGGGTTCCTGCCCGCCTCGCAGTGGCGGTCGCCGGCGGACACCAAGACCGAACCGTTGCCGTCGGGTCTGTACTGCAAGATCCCCAAGGATGCGCCCAACGCGGTCCGCGGTGCGCGTAACTACCCGTGCGCCGATGTGCCGGGTAAGCGGGCCGCCACCCCGCGGGAGTGCCGCAGTGAGGAGCCGTACGTGCCGCTGGGCACCAACCCCTGGTACGGCGACCCGAACCAGATCGTCGACTGCCCCGCCGCGGGCGCGCGCTGCACCCAGCCGGTCAACCCCGGTCAGGTGATCCCGGCGCCGTCGATCAACAACGGGATGAACCCGCTGCCCGCCAGCCAGCTGCCACCGCCGGAGTCGACGCTGCCGACCAGCGACCCGTTGACCCCGCCTGGCCAGGGCACGGTCACCTGCAGTGGACAGCAACCCAACCCGTGCATCTACACTCCGGCAGCAGGTCCATCGGCGGTGTACAGCCCGTCCAGCGGTGAGGTGGTCGGACCCGATGGGGTCAAGTACTCCGTCACCAACTCGAGTAACTCAGGAGATAGCGGATGGAAGGAGATGCTGGCACCAGCCGGCTGA
- a CDS encoding RDD family protein — protein sequence MTAVLDEIDDTEMAGLAEPASWGARAAALGIDVLFGVALIVTLALLAWTAPLMDWLWWVYVAVAVLAGLAMMVNRWVLPTRTGWTVGRAVTGIRVVGRDGAPAGTGRLLARDLAHLLDTAAVFLGWLWPLWDRRHRTFADLLLRTEVHRVGEPERNLRRPVAIGLVATTLLCAVATAAGYLMVYRQDRALDTARAEIAAQGARIVEQILSYAPGTAKDDFARAQSLASDIYRPQLIEQQEALQKAPLVSNEYWTVNGVVLEQPALTTNTASMLLAMQGQRGSDPNAMRFITATVRADFVKTGDQWQVQNLSVLTKPRTGGGQ from the coding sequence GTGACGGCCGTGCTCGACGAGATCGACGACACCGAAATGGCCGGGCTCGCGGAACCCGCATCCTGGGGTGCCCGGGCCGCGGCGCTGGGTATCGACGTGCTGTTCGGTGTGGCGCTGATCGTGACATTGGCCCTGTTGGCCTGGACCGCGCCGCTGATGGACTGGCTGTGGTGGGTGTACGTCGCGGTGGCGGTGCTGGCGGGCCTGGCGATGATGGTCAACCGCTGGGTGCTTCCGACGCGCACGGGCTGGACCGTGGGCCGCGCCGTCACCGGAATCCGGGTGGTGGGCCGCGACGGCGCCCCGGCGGGCACCGGCCGGCTGCTGGCCCGCGATCTCGCTCATCTGCTGGACACCGCCGCCGTGTTCCTGGGCTGGTTGTGGCCGCTGTGGGACCGGCGGCACCGGACCTTCGCAGACCTGTTGCTGCGCACCGAGGTTCACCGGGTGGGTGAACCCGAACGGAACCTGCGCCGGCCGGTGGCGATCGGGCTGGTGGCGACGACGCTGCTGTGCGCCGTCGCGACCGCCGCCGGCTATCTGATGGTGTACCGCCAGGACCGCGCACTGGACACCGCGCGCGCCGAGATCGCCGCGCAGGGCGCCCGCATCGTCGAGCAGATCCTGAGCTACGCCCCGGGTACCGCCAAGGACGATTTCGCCCGCGCGCAGTCGCTGGCCAGTGACATCTACCGGCCGCAGCTGATCGAGCAGCAGGAGGCGCTGCAGAAGGCTCCGCTGGTGTCCAACGAATACTGGACGGTCAATGGTGTGGTGCTGGAACAGCCCGCGTTGACCACGAACACCGCATCGATGTTGTTGGCGATGCAGGGACAGCGTGGCAGCGACCCGAATGCCATGCGGTTCATCACCGCCACGGTGCGGGCGGACTTCGTGAAGACCGGCGATCAATGGCAGGTGCAGAATCTGTCCGTGCTGACCAAGCCGCGCACCGGGGGCGGCCAATGA
- a CDS encoding mammalian cell entry protein, whose product MSPRRVVEADAPEYFYAPVDPPTRWGLPLVAGISALLIAVTLGLATFMTVSHESDRRTQIRDADALGYVRAFMTAYTTLDPFNANDYADRIRAQGTGEFVKTFTEKQNEIVLQVARNEPTNGEVLEAGVQRWNDDGSADVLVATKMTTTTPDGKQTIETGSRWVATAIKEGQQWKISRLIQVI is encoded by the coding sequence ATGAGCCCGCGCCGCGTCGTCGAGGCCGATGCACCGGAGTACTTCTACGCACCGGTCGATCCGCCGACCCGGTGGGGTTTGCCGTTGGTCGCCGGGATCTCCGCGCTGTTGATCGCGGTGACGCTGGGGTTGGCGACGTTCATGACGGTCTCCCACGAGTCGGACCGCCGGACCCAGATCCGCGACGCAGACGCGCTCGGCTATGTGCGCGCCTTCATGACGGCCTACACCACGCTGGATCCGTTCAACGCCAACGATTACGCCGACCGGATACGCGCGCAGGGCACCGGGGAGTTCGTCAAGACGTTCACCGAGAAACAGAACGAGATCGTGCTGCAGGTGGCCCGCAACGAACCCACCAACGGCGAGGTGCTGGAAGCCGGTGTGCAACGGTGGAACGACGACGGCAGCGCCGATGTACTTGTCGCGACCAAGATGACCACCACCACCCCGGACGGCAAGCAGACCATCGAGACCGGAAGTCGTTGGGTGGCAACGGCGATCAAGGAGGGACAGCAGTGGAAGATCAGCCGGCTGATTCAGGTGATCTGA
- a CDS encoding mammalian cell entry protein, producing MEDQPADSGDLTTEADAETEAETEKEAEAEAEAEKEAEAASDEAASEPVLVPHRPPGRGVRVAAVAGAAVFVAAAAFAGANAAPYLTDRALVQVKLDIAGTAADAITTLWTYTPEDMETLPDRAAKFLGGDFQAEYRKYIDAIAAPNKQAQVSNNTQVLGAAVESLDTDSASAIVYTNSVATSPVTKNIPSLRYLSYRLTMEKRGTDWLITQMNAITSLDLTPRL from the coding sequence GTGGAAGATCAGCCGGCTGATTCAGGTGATCTGACCACCGAGGCGGACGCCGAGACCGAGGCCGAGACCGAGAAGGAGGCCGAGGCTGAGGCTGAGGCCGAGAAGGAGGCCGAGGCGGCGTCCGACGAGGCGGCGTCCGAACCCGTCTTGGTGCCGCACCGCCCGCCGGGCCGCGGCGTTCGGGTGGCTGCCGTCGCCGGCGCCGCCGTGTTCGTCGCCGCGGCCGCGTTCGCCGGGGCCAATGCGGCGCCGTACCTGACCGACCGGGCACTGGTCCAGGTGAAGCTGGATATCGCCGGCACCGCCGCCGATGCCATCACCACGTTGTGGACCTACACACCCGAGGACATGGAGACCCTGCCCGATCGGGCCGCCAAGTTCCTCGGCGGCGATTTCCAGGCCGAGTACCGCAAGTACATCGACGCGATCGCCGCGCCCAACAAGCAGGCCCAGGTGTCCAACAACACCCAGGTACTCGGCGCCGCGGTCGAATCGCTGGACACCGACAGCGCGTCGGCGATCGTCTACACCAACTCGGTGGCAACCAGTCCGGTGACCAAGAACATCCCGTCGCTGCGGTACCTGTCCTACCGCCTGACCATGGAGAAACGCGGCACAGACTGGCTCATCACTCAGATGAACGCCATCACTTCGCTGGACCTGACGCCCAGACTGTAG
- a CDS encoding YoaK family protein: MKSPVSHRLTVTALLLLTFATGLVDAVSVLVLGHVFVANMTGNVIFLGFWFVPHSGVDLWAAVVAFLSFVTGAVLGGRLVRHLGSSRRRWLTVALSVEVALLIVLAVLAGSGVLRYHDDTKLILIAGLAVAFGIQNASARQFGIQELSTTVLTQTIVGIGFDSRLAGGTGQREKLRYTVVLTMCAGAVLGATMTLHVVAPVIGLAAAVVTTAALIFAFGPPATDDG, translated from the coding sequence ATGAAATCGCCTGTCTCGCATCGGCTGACCGTCACGGCGCTGCTGTTGCTCACGTTTGCCACCGGCCTGGTCGATGCGGTGAGCGTGCTGGTCCTCGGTCATGTGTTCGTGGCCAATATGACCGGCAACGTGATCTTCCTGGGATTCTGGTTCGTGCCCCATTCGGGCGTGGACCTGTGGGCCGCGGTGGTGGCTTTCCTCAGCTTCGTCACCGGTGCGGTGCTCGGCGGGCGGTTGGTCCGGCACCTCGGCTCCTCGAGGCGCCGCTGGCTGACGGTCGCGCTGTCGGTGGAGGTCGCGCTGCTGATCGTGCTTGCGGTGCTGGCCGGCAGCGGTGTGCTGCGCTACCACGATGACACCAAACTCATCCTGATTGCCGGGCTCGCAGTGGCGTTCGGCATCCAGAACGCTTCCGCCCGGCAGTTCGGCATCCAGGAACTCAGCACGACGGTGCTGACCCAGACCATCGTCGGCATCGGGTTCGACAGCAGGCTGGCCGGCGGCACCGGGCAACGCGAGAAGCTGCGCTACACCGTGGTGCTGACGATGTGCGCGGGAGCAGTGCTCGGCGCGACGATGACTTTGCACGTGGTGGCCCCGGTGATCGGTCTGGCCGCCGCGGTCGTCACGACGGCGGCTCTGATCTTCGCGTTCGGTCCGCCGGCGACCGATGATGGATAG
- a CDS encoding SDR family NAD(P)-dependent oxidoreductase translates to MPSVLVTGAGRGIGRTIAEQLAAHGWDVIAGVRSEADGAALTAVDPQHISAIVLDVTDDGQIAALDSALPAQLDAVVNNAGVVMAGPMETLSSEQWRRQLDVNVVGQLAVTRAVLPRLRACHGRVLFISSVNGRLSTPLIGAYAASKFALEAAADALRMELSPWRIPVVLIEPAQTDTDMWRTAGTMVDDVEAALTPTERELYRRHIAGMRKSVPISQRMAVAPEKVSDVVRAALSAKRPRARYIVGAGPRLQLALMTNLPARVRDRVLRMVMRQP, encoded by the coding sequence ATGCCTTCAGTCCTGGTTACCGGCGCGGGCCGGGGTATCGGCCGCACCATCGCCGAACAGCTGGCCGCCCACGGTTGGGATGTCATCGCGGGCGTACGCAGCGAGGCCGATGGCGCGGCTCTGACAGCCGTTGACCCCCAGCATATTTCGGCGATCGTTCTCGATGTTACCGATGACGGCCAGATCGCCGCACTCGACAGCGCGCTCCCCGCGCAACTGGACGCGGTGGTGAACAACGCGGGCGTCGTGATGGCCGGACCGATGGAAACCCTGAGCAGCGAACAGTGGCGCAGGCAGCTGGATGTGAATGTCGTCGGTCAGCTCGCGGTGACCCGGGCCGTGTTGCCGCGACTGCGCGCCTGCCACGGCAGGGTGCTGTTCATCTCGAGCGTGAACGGCCGGCTGTCCACTCCGTTGATCGGGGCATACGCGGCATCGAAGTTCGCGTTGGAGGCCGCCGCCGATGCCCTCCGAATGGAGCTGAGCCCGTGGCGGATTCCGGTGGTTCTGATCGAACCCGCACAGACCGACACCGATATGTGGCGGACCGCGGGGACAATGGTCGATGACGTCGAGGCCGCGTTGACACCCACCGAGCGTGAACTGTACCGGCGGCATATCGCAGGAATGCGCAAGTCGGTGCCGATTTCGCAAAGGATGGCTGTGGCACCGGAAAAGGTATCCGACGTGGTGCGGGCGGCGCTGAGCGCCAAGCGGCCCCGTGCCCGCTACATTGTCGGCGCCGGCCCTCGCCTCCAGCTGGCGCTGATGACGAATTTGCCAGCGCGCGTTCGGGACCGGGTGTTGCGGATGGTCATGCGCCAGCCCTGA